The Amphiura filiformis chromosome 12, Afil_fr2py, whole genome shotgun sequence genome includes a region encoding these proteins:
- the LOC140165646 gene encoding uncharacterized protein codes for MMLSLIYLFPILISSVVSSSEFIYPKGLPCKVHNRTALDCSNRKLTNIPLLTEDNVKSLDLSYNQLETVNGTSFIHLTSLHELDLSNNSVMNICFETHLSLRLLDLSYNRILNISTDTFTGLDKLETLDLSHQHHLPYTHLTMHGSPFLSTTALKRLDIAHSDLHSPSPSVFDGLHALQELDISGNPIYSTTSVFTGLTNLTHLDTRFLDNTLAISTPDFFKDLTSLKYLDLAVCSISSISGTLFENLTSLQHLNLSTNSISRRLPETVFVNLTSLQHLNLSTNSISRRLPETVFVNLISLQHLDLSWNYILSLPETLFVNLTNITYLDISRNGISSLPETLFVTLTSLQHLDLSDNLIPCLPETSFVGLTHLIYLDISWTSMTSTPCKALEGLQMLSTLDMHGNHFDYVTCSIGNMTSLKELFVSYSKQSYGQQYTEYWNETKWSELITRLPASISTLHLEVYWQSVFQSVKAPSLLNSSVSSLQIFYCRFLGYLPIEDDAFSMFPNLQNLSIENCYDYNGNTLNVSKYAFRNLIHLKTLDLSKNSLTEFPSEELRVLADSLKHLNLSNNNIQNLFNYNQNISLQLESLDVSHNPISELNLHSLGYVTDVHLNDIISEEIWMYDINTALRSIDISPDKKICTVYYAISMPLCTIAPGLKEITFNKLYFLNNTYQFLWGQCSHLISLAISDSKGNIFEKQQLSHFPHLENLALTNCSLSSIDQFLLESRDLRYLDLSNNNIVSLLKNQFHHMPNLTYLNFAGNKFASLSALRGLHSLQTLIVSVNLLTTLPTFLMKTPYHLLYVDFGNNSFTCTCDIEPLQDWILRDKRTYIDPKHWYMCQSPADYYGLGITRFSLDCSTGLHPAYNILISTLSGLIVILVIAATIYKKYRWRIHYRFWVLFYQRRYQRYVDNDDDADIMNSDDEDDVDADHRYEAPIMRRQYHAYVAYHRESQAWIDDQLIRVIEDGQEQFRLCLKERGDIPAGHYILNAICHGISKSRKTIAILSENFMDDGWCHYQLQIAQMRLVRENDDVLILVQIGEIPDDKKTMLLRQILRNKEVLKWTEDPIGQELFWNQLRMELRKPARVDRRFEEV; via the coding sequence ATGATGCTCTCACTGATCTACCTGTTTCCTATTCTCATTTCCTCTGTGGTATCATCCAGTGAATTCATCTACCCAAAAGGATTACCATGTAAAGTACACAACAGGACGGCATTAGACTGTAGCAATAGGAAACTTACAAATATTCCACTGTTGACGGAGGACAATGTCAAGAGTTTAGATTTGAGTTACAATCAACTTGAAACTGTCAATGGGACCAGTTTTATTCATCTCACTTCACTTCATGAATTAGATTTGAGCAACAACTCTGTGATGAACATCTGCTTTGAAACACACTTGTCACTGCGACTGTTGGACTTGAGCTACAACAGAATTCTCAATATCAGCACTGATACATTTACAGGACTGGACAAGCTGGAAACTCTAGATCTAAGCCATCAACACCACCTTCCATATACCCACCTTACAATGCATGGGAGCCCATTTCTCTCTACCACAGCATTGAAAAGACTAGATATTGCTCACAGTGATTTACACAGTCCATCACCATCAGTATTTGATGGGTTACATGCATTGCAAGAGCTTGATATATCAGGTAATCCAATATATTCAACCACGTCAGTTTTCACTGGTCTGACCAATCTAACTCACTTGGATACAAGGTTCCTAGATAATACTTTAGCCATATCAACACCTGATTTCTTCAAAGACCTCACCAGTCTGAAATACTTAGATCTAGCTGTTTGTAGCATATCAAGCATATCAGGTACATTGTTTGAGAATCTCACCAGTCTGCAACATTTAAATCTATCTACAAATTCCATATCAAGAAGATTACCAGAGACAGTGTTTGTGAATCTCACCAGTCTGCAACATTTAAATCTATCTACAAATTCCATATCAAGAAGATTACCAGAGACAGTGTTTGTGAATCTCATCAGTCTGCAACATTTAGATCTATCTTGGAATTACATACTCAGCTTACCAGAGACATTGTTTGTGAATCTCACCAATATAACATATTTAGATATATCTAGGAATGGCATATCAAGCTTACCAGAGACACTGTTTGTTACTCTCACCAGTCTGCAACATTTAGATCTATCTGACAATTTAATACCCTGCTTACCAGAGACATCATTTGTTGGACTCACCCACCTAATATATTTAGATATTTCTTGGACCTCAATGACCTCTACACCATGTAAAGCATTAGAAGGCCTCCAAATGTTATCAACACTAGACATGCATGGTAATCATTTTGACTATGTGACTTGTTCTATTGGGAATATGACGAGCCTCAAGGAGCTGTTTGTATCATATTCTAAACAATCTTATGGGCAACAATATACTGAATATTGGAATGAAACCAAATGGTCAGAACTAATTACAAGGCTACCAGCTTCAATATCTACTCTGCACCTTGAGGTATATTGGCAAAGTGTATTCCAATCAGTGAAGGCTCCATCATTATTGAACTCATCTGTGTCATCATTGCAAATATTTTATTGTAGATTTTTGGGCTATCTACCAATTGAAGATGATGCCTTTAGTATGTTTCCAAATCTGCAAAATTTGAGTATTGAAAACTGTTACGATTATAATGGAAACACCCTAAATGTATCCAAATATGCCTTTCGCAACTTAATACACCTGAAGACACTGGATCTCAGTAAAAATAGTCTTACTGAATTTCCCTCTGAAGAACTGAGAGTGCTTGCAGACTCACTAAAACACCTGAATTTGAGCAATAATAACATACAGAATCTATTTAATTATAACCAGAATATCAGCTTACAATTGGAATCTCTGGATGTCTCACATAATCCCATATCTGAATTAAACCTTCACTCACTTGGTTATGTGACTGATGTGCATTTGAATGATATTATCAGTGAAGAGATATGGATGTATGACATTAATACAGCTCTCAGATCTATTGACATTTCACCTGACAAAAAAATATGTACAGTGTATTATGCAATCTCTATGCCATTATGTACAATAGCACCTGGACTAAAGGAAATAACCTTCAATAAACTTTACTTCCTCAATAATACATATCAATTTTTATGGGGTCAATGTTCACATCTCATTTCACTTGCAATATCAGACTCTAAgggaaatatttttgaaaagcaaCAACTTTCTCATTTTCCTCACCTAGAAAATTTGGCGTTAACAAACTGTAGCTTGTCATCAATTGACCAATTTCTTCTTGAGAGTCGCGATCTGCGATATTTAGATTTGAGTAACAATAACATAGTCAGCTTACTAAAAAATCAATTTCATCACATGCCAAACCTCACCTACCTTAATTTTGCAGGAAACAAATTTGCTAGTTTGAGTGCTTTGAGGGGACTGCATAGTCTACAAACACTTATTGTGTCCGTCAATTTACTGACTACACTCCCTACCTTCTTGATGAAAACACCATACCACTTATTGTATGTTGACTTTGGCAACAACTCCTTTACTTGTACATGTGATATAGAGCCTCTGCAAGACTGGATACTGAGAGATAAGAGAACATACATAGATCCAAAGCATTGGTACATGTGTCAGTCTCCTGCAGATTATTATGGACTTGGTATCACACGATTTAGTTTAGACTGCAGTACTGGTCTACACCCTGCATACAACATTCTCATCAGTACCTTGTCAGGTCTGATTGTAATTCTGGTAATAGCTGCTACCATTTACAAGAAATATCGATGGCGCATACATTACAGATTCTGGGTTTTGTTTTATCAGAGGAGATATCAGCGATATgtagacaatgatgatgatgctgatatcaTGAATagcgatgatgaggatgatgttgATGCTGATCACAGATATGAAGCACCAATCATGCGGCGTCAATATCATGCTTATGTTGCCTACCACAGGGAGAGTCAAGCATGGATAGATGATCAACTCATTCGAGTCATTGAGGATGGACAAGAACAGTTCCGTCTTTGTCTGAAAGAAAGAGGTGACATTCCTGCGGGGCATTATATTCTCAATGCGATATGCCACGGTATTTCTAAAAGTCGCAAAACTATTGCGATTTTATCAGAGAATTTCATGGATGACGGATGGTGTCATTATCAGTTACAGATTGCGCAAATGCGATTGGTTAGAGAGAACGATGATGTACTTATTCTTGTACAGATTGGTGAAATCCCCGATGATAAAAAGACAATGTTGCTTCGCCAGATATTACGCAACAAGGAAGTACTGAAGTGGACTGAAGATCCAATTGGGCAAGAGTTGTTCTGGAATCAGTTGAGGATGGAACTTCGTAAACCAGCGCGAGTTGATCGTAGATTTGAAGAAGTTTGA